In Manis pentadactyla isolate mManPen7 chromosome 3, mManPen7.hap1, whole genome shotgun sequence, a single window of DNA contains:
- the QSOX2 gene encoding sulfhydryl oxidase 2 isoform X2, whose protein sequence is MAAASAGAARSPGPSARTEARARHPAPGRPARLPPLLVLLAAAAAAAAGSGASGAARLYRAGEDAVWVLDSGSVRGATANSSAAWLVQFYSSWCGHCIGYAPTWRALAGDVRDWAAAIRVAVLDCAEERNHEVCRAYDVHFYPTFRYFKAFTKDFTSGENFKGPDRELQTVRQTMIDFLQNHTGSDRPPACPPLGPAWPGDLLSLFDNRAGRYVAILVESNGSYIGREVILDLIPYENIVVKRVLDTDKAFLERLGVSSVPSCYLIHPNGSHGLINVGKPLRSFFSSYLKSLPDVRKKSLLLPGKPNAEEHPEVVVWREFDRSKLYTADLESGLHYLLRVELAAHQSLAGAALKTLKDFVTVLAKLFPGRPPVRRLLETLQEWLASLPLDRIPYNAVLDLVNNKMRISGIFLMNHITWVGCQGSQPELRGYTCSLWKLFHTLTVQAGTHPEALDGTGLEDDPQAVLQAVRRYIRTFFGCKECADHFEEMAEESMDSVKTPDQAILWLWRKHNVVNSRLAGHLGEDPKSPKVPWPTPDLCPACHEEIKGLDSWNEGQVLLFLKRHYSSDNLVDTYSAALGDASQGVAQGRGRTSLERPRRDHGAGSLRPPRPHPSVTLESLSGAAVPFLGVGFSSLDMSLCVVLYVASSLFLMLMYFFFRVRSKRWKVRHHPAV, encoded by the exons ATGGCGGCGGCCAGCGCGGGGGCGGCGCGCAGCCCGGGACCCTCGGCGAGGACGGAAGCCCGAGCCCGGCACCCGGCGCCCGGGCGACCCGCGCGGCTACCCCCGCTGCTGGTGCtgctggcggcggcggcggcggcggcggcggggtcgGGCGCGAGCGGCGCGGCGCGCCTGTACCGCGCGGGCGAGGACGCCGTGTGGGTGCTGGACAGCGGCAGCGTGCGCGGGGCCACGGCCAACAGCTCGGCCGCGTGGCTCGTGCAGTTCTACTCGTCGTGGTGCGGCCACTGCATCGGCTACGCGCCCACCTGGCGAGCCCTGGCGGGGGACGTGCGAG actgggctgctgCCATCCGCGTCGCCGTCCTGGACTGCGCGGAAGAAAGAAACCATGAGGTGTGCCGCGCCTATGACGTCCACTTCTACCCCACCTTCCGG TACTTTAAAGCATTTACAAAGGACTTTACAAGTGGAGAAAATTTTAAAG GGCCCGATAGAGAGCTGCAGACAGTGAGGCAGACGATGATTGACTTCCTGCAGAACCACACTGGCAGCGACAGGCCTCCCGCGTGCCCGCCTTTGGGCCCCGCCTG GCCTGGAGACCTCCTGTCCCTCTTTGACAACCGTGCCGGCCGTTACGTGGCGATCCTAGTTGAAAGCAACGGCTCCTACATCGGGCGTGAG GTGATTTTGGACCTGATTCCGTATGAGAACATCGTGGTGAAGAGAGTGCTGGACACGGATAAGGCCTTTCTGGAGAGACTCGGTGtttcttctgttccttcctgTTACTTGATTCACCCAAATGGGTCACATGGATTAATTAACGT TGGGAAGCCTCTCCGGTCATTTTTCTCCTCTTATCTGAAGTCATTGCCGGATGTGAGGAAAAAGTCACTTTTGTTGCCTGGAAAGCCGAATGCAGAGGAACATCCTGAAGTTGTGGTTTGGAGAGAATTTGACAG GTCGAAACTGTACACGGCAGACCTCGAGTCAGGGCTGCACTACCTCCTGAGGGTGGAGCTGGCCGCCCACCAGTCCCTGGCCGGGGCCGCGCTGAAGACACTCAAGGACTTTGTGACTGTCCTCGCCAAG CTGTTCCCCGGGAGGCCGCCCGTCAGGAGGCTGCTGGAAACGCTGCAGGAGTGGCTGGCCAGCCTTCCCCTGGACAGGATCCCCTACAATGCCGTCCTCGACCTGGTCAACAACAAGATGCGG atttcTGGAATATTCCTTATGAATCACATAACATGGGTTGGATGTCAAGGAAGCCAACCAGAACTGCGGGGCTACACGTGTTCTCTCTGGAAACTGTTCCACACTTTAACCGTTCAAGCCGGGACCCACCCAGAAGCGCTGGATGGCACAG GCCTTGAAGACGACCCCCAGGCAGTGCTGCAGGCTGTCAGGAGGTACATCCGCACCTTCTTTGGGTGTAAGGAGTGTGCTGACCATTTCGAGGAAATGGCTGAAGAATCCATGGACTCTGTGAAAACCCCAGACCAAGCGATTCTCTGGCTTTGGAGGAAACATAATGTGGTGAACAGCCGCCTGGCAG GCCATCTGGGTGAGGACCCCAAGTCTCCAAAGGTCCCGTGGCCCACTCCCGACCTCTGCCCAGCCTGCCATGAGGAAATTAAGGGCCTGGACAGCTGGAACGAGGGCCAGGTGCTCCTGTTCTTGAAGCGGCACTATAGCAGCGACAACCTCGTGGACACATATTCTGCAGCCCTGGGCGATGCCAGCCAAGGTGTGGCGCAGGGGAGAGGCCGCACTTCCCTGGAGAGGCCTCGCAGAGACCATGGTGCCGGGAGTCTCCGTCCGCCCAGACCCCACCCATCAGTGACGCTCGAGAGTCTTAGCGGGGCTGCCGTGCCCTTCCTGGGCGTGGGCTTCTCCAGCCTGGACATGAGCCTCTGTGTCGTGCTTTATGTGGCCTCATCCTTGTTCCTGATGCTGATGTACTTTTTCTTCCGGGTGCGGTCCAAACGATGGAAAGTCAGACACCACCCGGCCGTGTAG
- the QSOX2 gene encoding sulfhydryl oxidase 2 isoform X1, protein MAAASAGAARSPGPSARTEARARHPAPGRPARLPPLLVLLAAAAAAAAGSGASGAARLYRAGEDAVWVLDSGSVRGATANSSAAWLVQFYSSWCGHCIGYAPTWRALAGDVRDWAAAIRVAVLDCAEERNHEVCRAYDVHFYPTFRYFKAFTKDFTSGENFKGPDRELQTVRQTMIDFLQNHTGSDRPPACPPLGPAWPGDLLSLFDNRAGRYVAILVESNGSYIGREVILDLIPYENIVVKRVLDTDKAFLERLGVSSVPSCYLIHPNGSHGLINVGKPLRSFFSSYLKSLPDVRKKSLLLPGKPNAEEHPEVVVWREFDRSKLYTADLESGLHYLLRVELAAHQSLAGAALKTLKDFVTVLAKLFPGRPPVRRLLETLQEWLASLPLDRIPYNAVLDLVNNKMRISGIFLMNHITWVGCQGSQPELRGYTCSLWKLFHTLTVQAGTHPEALDGTGLEDDPQAVLQAVRRYIRTFFGCKECADHFEEMAEESMDSVKTPDQAILWLWRKHNVVNSRLAGHLGEDPKSPKVPWPTPDLCPACHEEIKGLDSWNEGQVLLFLKRHYSSDNLVDTYSAALGDASQGQKPGVGIQARGTEFVLPTPLSSHIYYMAHPVLQGLAWDLENN, encoded by the exons ATGGCGGCGGCCAGCGCGGGGGCGGCGCGCAGCCCGGGACCCTCGGCGAGGACGGAAGCCCGAGCCCGGCACCCGGCGCCCGGGCGACCCGCGCGGCTACCCCCGCTGCTGGTGCtgctggcggcggcggcggcggcggcggcggggtcgGGCGCGAGCGGCGCGGCGCGCCTGTACCGCGCGGGCGAGGACGCCGTGTGGGTGCTGGACAGCGGCAGCGTGCGCGGGGCCACGGCCAACAGCTCGGCCGCGTGGCTCGTGCAGTTCTACTCGTCGTGGTGCGGCCACTGCATCGGCTACGCGCCCACCTGGCGAGCCCTGGCGGGGGACGTGCGAG actgggctgctgCCATCCGCGTCGCCGTCCTGGACTGCGCGGAAGAAAGAAACCATGAGGTGTGCCGCGCCTATGACGTCCACTTCTACCCCACCTTCCGG TACTTTAAAGCATTTACAAAGGACTTTACAAGTGGAGAAAATTTTAAAG GGCCCGATAGAGAGCTGCAGACAGTGAGGCAGACGATGATTGACTTCCTGCAGAACCACACTGGCAGCGACAGGCCTCCCGCGTGCCCGCCTTTGGGCCCCGCCTG GCCTGGAGACCTCCTGTCCCTCTTTGACAACCGTGCCGGCCGTTACGTGGCGATCCTAGTTGAAAGCAACGGCTCCTACATCGGGCGTGAG GTGATTTTGGACCTGATTCCGTATGAGAACATCGTGGTGAAGAGAGTGCTGGACACGGATAAGGCCTTTCTGGAGAGACTCGGTGtttcttctgttccttcctgTTACTTGATTCACCCAAATGGGTCACATGGATTAATTAACGT TGGGAAGCCTCTCCGGTCATTTTTCTCCTCTTATCTGAAGTCATTGCCGGATGTGAGGAAAAAGTCACTTTTGTTGCCTGGAAAGCCGAATGCAGAGGAACATCCTGAAGTTGTGGTTTGGAGAGAATTTGACAG GTCGAAACTGTACACGGCAGACCTCGAGTCAGGGCTGCACTACCTCCTGAGGGTGGAGCTGGCCGCCCACCAGTCCCTGGCCGGGGCCGCGCTGAAGACACTCAAGGACTTTGTGACTGTCCTCGCCAAG CTGTTCCCCGGGAGGCCGCCCGTCAGGAGGCTGCTGGAAACGCTGCAGGAGTGGCTGGCCAGCCTTCCCCTGGACAGGATCCCCTACAATGCCGTCCTCGACCTGGTCAACAACAAGATGCGG atttcTGGAATATTCCTTATGAATCACATAACATGGGTTGGATGTCAAGGAAGCCAACCAGAACTGCGGGGCTACACGTGTTCTCTCTGGAAACTGTTCCACACTTTAACCGTTCAAGCCGGGACCCACCCAGAAGCGCTGGATGGCACAG GCCTTGAAGACGACCCCCAGGCAGTGCTGCAGGCTGTCAGGAGGTACATCCGCACCTTCTTTGGGTGTAAGGAGTGTGCTGACCATTTCGAGGAAATGGCTGAAGAATCCATGGACTCTGTGAAAACCCCAGACCAAGCGATTCTCTGGCTTTGGAGGAAACATAATGTGGTGAACAGCCGCCTGGCAG GCCATCTGGGTGAGGACCCCAAGTCTCCAAAGGTCCCGTGGCCCACTCCCGACCTCTGCCCAGCCTGCCATGAGGAAATTAAGGGCCTGGACAGCTGGAACGAGGGCCAGGTGCTCCTGTTCTTGAAGCGGCACTATAGCAGCGACAACCTCGTGGACACATATTCTGCAGCCCTGGGCGATGCCAGCCAAG GCCAAAAACCTGGAGTGGGAATCCAGGCCAGAGGCACAGAATTTGTCCTGCCCACCCCACTCTCATCTCACATTTACTACATGGCCCATCCTGTTCTGCAAGGCTTGGCTTGGGATTTGGAGAACAattga